A region from the Clostridia bacterium genome encodes:
- the argB gene encoding acetylglutamate kinase, with translation MQSNIIFNDDNQDMQKLIEKANVLCEALPYIHALSGKTVVIKYGGNAMQDENIINTIMQDIAMLKIVGVNPILVHGGGPEINAYLKLLNIPSKFHNGLRITDKNTMEVVQMVMSGKINKDITSRLNLLGVKAIGLSGKDAQLIEVKKYNSPDGVDLGFVGEITNINTSLLNKLSNDEFIPVIAGIGTDKNGEAYNINADMVASEIAARIGAEKLIYLTDIDGIRKDPNDPSTLISIITADEIKKMINDGEISGGMIPKVMSCIKGIEQGISRVHIINGTTPHPILLEIFTDKGIGTMVIK, from the coding sequence ATGCAAAGCAACATTATATTTAATGACGACAATCAAGATATGCAAAAACTTATAGAAAAAGCTAATGTTCTGTGCGAAGCATTACCTTATATACATGCGCTGTCCGGAAAAACCGTAGTAATCAAATATGGCGGAAATGCTATGCAAGATGAAAACATAATCAACACCATTATGCAGGACATTGCCATGCTAAAGATTGTAGGCGTAAATCCCATATTGGTTCATGGCGGCGGCCCTGAAATAAACGCATATCTAAAATTGCTTAATATTCCTTCAAAATTTCATAACGGTTTAAGAATAACTGACAAAAACACTATGGAAGTTGTTCAAATGGTTATGAGCGGTAAGATAAACAAAGATATTACAAGCAGGCTTAATCTTTTAGGTGTAAAAGCAATTGGACTTAGCGGCAAAGACGCACAGCTTATAGAAGTTAAAAAATACAACTCTCCAGACGGAGTAGATTTAGGGTTTGTGGGCGAGATAACTAATATTAACACATCATTATTAAATAAACTTTCCAATGATGAGTTTATTCCTGTTATCGCCGGAATAGGCACTGATAAAAACGGCGAAGCTTACAATATTAATGCCGATATGGTAGCCAGCGAAATCGCAGCAAGGATCGGCGCTGAAAAATTGATATATCTTACAGATATAGACGGAATAAGAAAAGATCCTAATGATCCTTCTACCTTAATTTCTATTATCACTGCAGACGAAATCAAAAAGATGATAAACGACGGTGAAATTTCAGGGGGAATGATTCCTAAGGTTATGAGTTGCATAAAAGGAATAGAACAAGGTATTTCTAGAGTGCATATCATCAACGGAACAACACCCCACCCTATTTTATTAGAAATCTTTACCGATAAAGGTATAGGAACAATGGTGATAAAATGA